The Balnearium lithotrophicum genome has a segment encoding these proteins:
- a CDS encoding acyltransferase, with product MKGKNYFVHESSYIDSPVEIGEGTKIWHFSHVLPNTKIGKNCIVGQNCMIGPDVKIGDGCKIQNNVSVYKGVELEDFVFCGPSCVFTNVLTPRAFVERKHEFKKTLVKTGATIGANATVVCGNTIGKYAMIGAGAVVTSDVEDYALYVGVPAKRVGWVCKCGVVLIHKEEIKGNAKTSGNGLMITCPNCGSVYIFEKNLFYPLEEKI from the coding sequence ATGAAGGGTAAAAATTACTTTGTTCATGAATCATCCTATATAGATTCTCCCGTAGAAATAGGAGAGGGAACAAAAATTTGGCATTTCTCCCATGTATTGCCAAATACCAAAATTGGTAAAAACTGCATAGTTGGTCAAAATTGTATGATTGGCCCTGATGTAAAGATAGGTGACGGATGTAAGATTCAAAATAACGTATCAGTTTACAAAGGAGTAGAACTTGAAGATTTTGTTTTTTGTGGACCTTCCTGTGTCTTTACAAACGTTTTAACTCCGAGAGCTTTTGTAGAAAGAAAACATGAATTCAAAAAGACTTTAGTAAAGACTGGTGCAACGATAGGAGCGAATGCAACTGTAGTTTGTGGAAATACAATTGGTAAGTACGCTATGATAGGAGCAGGAGCAGTAGTTACATCAGACGTTGAGGATTATGCCCTTTACGTTGGAGTTCCAGCAAAAAGAGTTGGCTGGGTCTGCAAGTGTGGAGTAGTTCTAATTCATAAAGAAGAAATTAAGGGAAATGCAAAGACAAGTGGGAATGGATTAATGATTACTTGTCCCAACTGTGGAAGCGTTTATATTTTTGAGAAGAATTTATTCTATCCTTTGGAAGAGAAGATATAG
- a CDS encoding nucleotidyltransferase domain-containing protein: MENKEKIRLSQEEIRTIKDIITKYDPQAEILIFGSRTDLTKKGGDIDILIISKDIDYRIRRKIRVDLQLSLGNRKIDLIVTDNPEKTEFTKVAYKYGVKI; this comes from the coding sequence ATGGAAAACAAGGAAAAAATCAGGCTATCTCAGGAAGAAATAAGGACAATAAAGGATATAATAACAAAGTATGATCCACAGGCTGAAATACTAATATTTGGAAGTAGGACAGATTTAACAAAAAAAGGTGGGGATATTGATATCTTGATAATATCAAAAGATATAGACTACAGAATCAGGAGAAAAATAAGAGTTGATTTACAGCTTTCATTGGGCAATAGAAAGATAGATTTGATAGTGACTGATAATCCAGAAAAGACAGAGTTTACAAAAGTAGCTTATAAATATGGAGTTAAGATATGA
- a CDS encoding Gfo/Idh/MocA family oxidoreductase: MKNFALIGVAGYIAPRHMKAIKDTGNKLVAALDRCDSVGVLDNFFPDADFFTEFERFDRHIDKLRRRGTKIDYVSICSPNYLHDAHIRFALRNGADAICEKPLVLNPWNLDALSDIEEETGKRVYNILQLRVHPSILELKKRVEEEYPKRDKKYNIDLTYITSRGKWYFISWKGDLNKSGGVATNIGIHFFDMLIWIFGNVQHQEVHYSEPLRKMTGYIELERANVRWFLSVDRKDLPEEIKQKGQRTYRSITFDGEEIEFSGGFTDLHTVVYQNILDGNGFGIEEARPSIELVYRIRNIKPVGFNERAHPLAVEKLYEG; the protein is encoded by the coding sequence ATGAAAAATTTCGCTCTTATTGGAGTAGCTGGATACATAGCACCAAGACATATGAAGGCAATAAAGGACACAGGTAATAAGCTTGTAGCAGCATTAGATAGATGTGATAGTGTTGGAGTTTTAGACAATTTCTTTCCAGATGCCGATTTTTTCACAGAATTTGAAAGGTTTGATAGACACATTGATAAACTGAGGAGAAGGGGAACAAAAATAGATTATGTGTCTATATGTTCGCCTAATTACCTTCATGATGCTCACATTAGATTTGCCCTTAGAAACGGTGCAGATGCAATATGTGAAAAACCCCTTGTCTTGAATCCTTGGAATTTAGACGCCTTATCCGACATAGAGGAAGAAACAGGTAAAAGAGTTTACAACATTTTGCAGCTTAGAGTTCACCCTTCAATATTAGAACTAAAAAAAAGAGTAGAAGAGGAATACCCAAAAAGGGATAAAAAATACAATATTGACCTTACGTACATTACATCCCGAGGGAAATGGTATTTCATATCCTGGAAAGGTGACTTGAATAAGTCTGGAGGAGTGGCCACGAATATTGGAATTCACTTTTTTGACATGCTCATCTGGATTTTTGGGAACGTACAACACCAGGAAGTCCATTACTCCGAACCATTAAGAAAAATGACAGGTTACATAGAACTTGAAAGAGCAAACGTAAGGTGGTTTCTATCAGTTGACCGTAAGGATCTTCCAGAAGAAATAAAACAGAAAGGTCAAAGAACCTATAGGTCTATAACTTTTGATGGAGAAGAAATAGAATTTTCGGGTGGCTTCACAGATTTACACACTGTTGTTTACCAGAATATATTAGATGGCAATGGCTTTGGAATAGAGGAGGCAAGACCTTCTATAGAGTTGGTTTATAGAATAAGGAACATAAAACCGGTTGGTTTTAATGAAAGAGCACATCCTCTTGCAGTGGAGAAGTTGTATGAAGGGTAA
- a CDS encoding HI0074 family nucleotidyltransferase substrate-binding subunit, with the protein MALEKLVKDFEKALERLEEAYLRARNSNESDYPFFRDSAIQRFEFTVEIFWKCIKTYLREKEGIECRSPKSCVREFFSLGYLTEGEAITFLKMIDDRNLTSHTYREEVAEQLFSKLNTYIIQLKKVLERLRK; encoded by the coding sequence ATGGCTTTAGAAAAATTAGTAAAAGACTTTGAAAAAGCGTTAGAAAGATTAGAAGAAGCTTATTTAAGAGCAAGGAATTCAAACGAAAGCGACTATCCTTTTTTCAGGGATAGTGCCATCCAAAGATTTGAATTTACCGTTGAGATATTTTGGAAATGTATTAAAACCTATTTAAGAGAAAAAGAGGGGATTGAATGCAGAAGTCCCAAATCCTGCGTAAGAGAATTCTTCTCCTTAGGTTATCTAACGGAAGGAGAAGCCATTACGTTCCTTAAAATGATAGACGATAGAAACTTAACCTCCCACACCTACAGAGAAGAAGTTGCCGAACAGTTGTTTTCTAAGTTGAATACGTATATAATTCAGCTTAAAAAAGTCCTTGAAAGATTAAGGAAATAA
- a CDS encoding DegT/DnrJ/EryC1/StrS family aminotransferase, producing MSKILVDINVILDAVLNRNKISKELVDRLVNSYNELFITSSMVATLDYFLNKYKVDKKKFKKELLTKFKIVTTSGMDASKALDFEDGEDALIVLSFKRIANDGIIISNDKDFPSMGLPVLTPDEALKKKELFESSSFSGTVPMLDLPMEYRSMMEKIDEAVLKCMSKAKYILGDEVKELETKVAQYIGTKYAVGVSSGTDALVLSLRALAIKNTGKEFWDKEDLIITTPFTFTATGEAILRAGATPLFVDIDLETYTIDPELIEKAVKKYGRKVKGIIPVHLYGHPANMDEIMKIARENDLFVVEDCAQSFGARWDGKQTGSFGDTGCFSFFPSKNLGGFGDGGMVTTNDDELYELLLMLRKHGGKDKYNVDYIGYNARLDTIQAAILLAKFKYIDEFNKRRRKIANNYSEKLKDLNWIEIPFEHSKAHHVYHQYTVRVLNRNRDDVQKKLKENGISSMVYYPIPLHKMKVFINSSMEISESLKNSELASQSVLSLPIEPLIREFQISKILETLREI from the coding sequence GTGAGTAAAATTTTAGTAGATATCAATGTAATTTTAGATGCAGTACTTAACAGGAATAAAATTAGTAAGGAATTAGTTGATAGGTTAGTAAATTCCTATAATGAACTGTTTATAACCTCTTCTATGGTAGCGACGTTGGACTATTTTCTTAATAAGTATAAAGTTGATAAAAAAAAGTTTAAAAAAGAGCTACTAACAAAATTCAAGATAGTCACAACCTCAGGTATGGATGCTTCAAAGGCGTTAGATTTTGAAGACGGTGAAGATGCTTTAATAGTGCTGAGCTTTAAGAGAATTGCTAACGATGGAATTATAATCTCAAACGACAAAGATTTTCCATCAATGGGGTTGCCAGTTTTAACTCCAGATGAGGCTCTAAAAAAGAAGGAATTGTTCGAATCTTCTTCATTTTCAGGTACTGTGCCTATGCTTGATTTACCTATGGAATATAGGTCTATGATGGAAAAAATTGATGAAGCCGTTTTAAAGTGCATGTCTAAAGCAAAATATATTCTTGGTGATGAAGTTAAAGAGCTTGAGACAAAAGTGGCTCAATATATAGGGACAAAGTATGCAGTTGGAGTATCTTCTGGAACAGATGCCCTTGTTTTATCTTTGAGAGCTCTCGCCATAAAAAATACCGGTAAAGAATTCTGGGATAAGGAAGACCTTATAATAACCACTCCATTCACGTTTACTGCAACAGGAGAAGCTATTTTAAGAGCTGGAGCTACCCCTCTTTTTGTTGATATTGACTTAGAAACTTACACTATAGATCCAGAATTGATAGAAAAAGCGGTTAAAAAATACGGAAGGAAAGTAAAGGGTATAATTCCTGTTCACTTGTATGGTCATCCTGCAAATATGGACGAAATAATGAAAATTGCCAGAGAAAACGATTTATTTGTAGTTGAAGACTGTGCTCAGAGTTTTGGAGCTCGGTGGGACGGTAAACAGACAGGCTCTTTTGGGGATACGGGGTGTTTTAGTTTTTTCCCTTCTAAGAACTTAGGTGGATTTGGCGATGGAGGGATGGTAACCACCAATGATGATGAACTTTACGAACTCCTTTTAATGCTTAGGAAACACGGAGGTAAAGACAAATACAATGTTGATTATATAGGCTATAACGCAAGGCTTGACACAATTCAAGCTGCAATATTGCTTGCTAAGTTTAAATATATAGATGAGTTTAATAAAAGACGAAGAAAAATAGCAAATAATTACAGTGAGAAATTAAAGGATTTAAACTGGATTGAAATACCCTTTGAACATTCCAAAGCTCATCATGTTTATCACCAGTATACTGTGAGAGTATTAAATAGAAATAGAGATGATGTACAGAAAAAATTAAAGGAGAATGGCATATCCTCAATGGTTTACTATCCTATACCATTGCATAAAATGAAAGTATTTATAAACAGCAGTATGGAAATTTCTGAAAGTTTAAAAAATAGTGAATTAGCTTCACAGAGCGTTTTAAGTTTACCAATAGAACCTTTAATAAGAGAATTTCAAATTTCCAAAATTTTAGAAACTTTAAGAGAAATTTAA
- a CDS encoding nucleotide sugar dehydrogenase, translating to MNIKSFKKGNKEKIVVVGLGYVGLPLAVLFDTKYNVIGFDINPQRVKELKESYDRTKEVEPEKLKNCQIEFTNNPEKISEAKVIIVTVPTPIDEHNIPDLRPILSATKTVGKYMKPGSIIVYESTVYPGLTEEECIPILEKESGLKWKENFNVGYSPERVNPGDKEHTIDKIQKVVAGDTPETMEFLAELYGSVITAGIHKAPNIKTAEAAKVIENTQRDLNIALMNELSVIFNKLGIDTKAVLEAAGTKWNFLKFEPGLVGGHCIGVDPYYLTFKAQAIGYHPEVVLAGRRINDYMGKFVAENTVKELIKAGKAVKGSKVLILGITFKENISDIRNTKVIDVYNELKDFGVDVYIYDPFAYPDEVKKEYGIELIENMESYAPYDAVIVAVKHKTFIDNLTLKDYKKLTKDDGKPILIDIKGIYDREKAEKEGFLYWRL from the coding sequence ATGAATATCAAAAGTTTTAAAAAAGGCAACAAAGAAAAAATTGTGGTAGTAGGTCTTGGTTATGTTGGACTTCCTTTGGCAGTTTTATTTGATACAAAATATAACGTAATAGGGTTTGACATAAACCCTCAAAGAGTAAAAGAGTTAAAAGAAAGCTATGACAGAACAAAGGAAGTAGAACCTGAAAAACTCAAAAACTGCCAAATAGAATTTACAAATAATCCAGAGAAAATATCTGAAGCTAAAGTAATAATTGTTACAGTTCCAACCCCTATTGATGAGCATAATATCCCTGATTTAAGGCCTATTCTTTCTGCTACAAAAACAGTAGGGAAATACATGAAACCTGGTTCAATCATAGTATATGAATCAACAGTTTACCCTGGACTTACAGAGGAGGAATGTATTCCAATTCTTGAAAAGGAAAGTGGTTTAAAGTGGAAAGAGAACTTTAACGTAGGATATTCTCCTGAAAGAGTAAACCCTGGAGATAAAGAGCATACAATAGATAAAATCCAAAAAGTAGTTGCAGGTGACACTCCTGAAACGATGGAATTTTTGGCGGAGCTCTACGGTTCCGTAATAACTGCAGGTATTCATAAAGCTCCTAATATAAAAACAGCCGAAGCTGCTAAAGTTATAGAGAATACGCAAAGGGATTTAAACATTGCTCTTATGAACGAACTTTCTGTGATTTTCAATAAATTGGGAATAGACACAAAGGCTGTCTTGGAGGCAGCTGGGACAAAGTGGAACTTCTTAAAATTTGAACCTGGCCTTGTAGGAGGACACTGTATAGGTGTTGACCCCTACTATTTAACCTTTAAGGCACAAGCTATAGGATACCATCCAGAAGTTGTTCTCGCAGGGAGAAGAATAAACGACTATATGGGAAAATTTGTAGCAGAGAATACGGTAAAGGAATTAATTAAGGCAGGAAAGGCAGTAAAAGGAAGTAAAGTTTTGATATTGGGAATAACATTCAAAGAAAACATATCGGATATCAGAAACACAAAGGTTATTGATGTTTATAACGAGCTTAAAGACTTTGGAGTAGATGTTTATATTTATGACCCATTTGCTTATCCGGATGAAGTTAAAAAAGAGTATGGAATTGAGTTAATAGAAAATATGGAAAGTTATGCTCCCTACGATGCAGTAATAGTAGCTGTAAAACATAAAACTTTTATTGACAATTTGACTCTTAAAGACTATAAAAAGCTTACAAAGGATGACGGTAAGCCAATTTTAATAGATATAAAGGGAATTTATGATAGAGAAAAAGCAGAGAAAGAAGGCTTTCTTTACTGGAGGTTGTAA
- a CDS encoding nucleotidyltransferase family protein: METIEDLKRFLKEFFKNEQVNIYLFGSRAREDNTPFSDVDIGFLADHDISDKLVLLREVLEESNFPYKVDLVDLSSNGELLKIALKEGKRWL; the protein is encoded by the coding sequence TTGGAGACCATTGAAGATTTAAAGAGGTTTCTAAAGGAATTTTTCAAAAATGAACAGGTGAACATCTATCTGTTCGGTTCAAGGGCAAGAGAAGACAATACGCCATTTTCTGATGTGGATATTGGTTTCTTGGCAGACCACGATATTTCGGATAAATTGGTTCTCTTAAGAGAAGTTCTTGAGGAGAGTAACTTTCCATACAAGGTTGACTTGGTGGACCTTTCGTCAAACGGGGAGCTCCTAAAAATTGCCCTAAAAGAAGGGAAGAGATGGCTTTAG